Within the Methanobacterium sp. BRmetb2 genome, the region TGCTCAATAAGTTTTGCTTGGAGTGAAATATTACTAACTGCATCTTCACCTGTCCATCGAAGTTTAAAAGACCCTTTAACTTTTTTACGTTCTAATTCTACAGGAATTAAAATAAGAGGAGCCTTTCTGAACTCGTTATTACCATTGATTTCTTTCCATTCCACTGATCCAAGCGCCATGTACAGAATGTTGTAACCCTGTTCTTCCAGCATGGATTTTGACTGTTGATTGATGTAAAATAGTCTTTTTTGAAGTTCTTTAGTGCTTAGATTGGTCTGCAAAAATTGGTTTTTGTATTTTTCTGTGTGAGCCGATTCAGGAGGGGGAACTTCCCATAAAATTGATGATTCTTCTTCCGTTAGCGTGGAATCATCATTTAGCTTAACCAGAACATCCACTAATTTTTTTTCTTCATCAGTCAGGATCTGGTGACCTACAATTTCTATATCTGCCAGTTTCCATATAAAGCGTCCTGCCATCATATCCTCTAAATTATTGCGAAGTTCAACATTATCCTGCTTTTTGGCCTGTTTTTTAGGTAAAAAATATATTTCGCTTTCTCTTTTTCTCCTATTTAGAACCAATGTCTGATATACATTTTCAGGACAAATGTCAACTAGTTCTACTGTGGTGGTTCTCGGCCGAAAATTTAAAAGCTGATTTCGCATGGTTAAATCCAGAAGATTCTGGCGTAATACTCCAATTTGCTTGTGAATTTCTGTTATTTAAGGCGCCCCCATTTTTACTCATTTAGGATTATTAAGAAGTGGGATTAATATAAAAATTTAAAAAACTGTTATTAATCATATATTATTTTATATTGATACTATATAAAAAATTCTAATTTAAGAGGTATATATTTCTATTTTATTAATCAGATTAATCATCCCTTTGTACTGCTTCTTTAAAGAATTTTGGTACAAGTGATCTATATCTGGGACTTTTAAACATCATATCTATGTTACCATCTAAAATGTAAGTATCACAATAATCATCCTCAGCCCTCATACCTCGCCCATATGCTTGAATCAGTGTCATTACAGTTTTATAAGCATACCAACGAGGGTCCCGTCGCATTCTTTTATTTACTTGCTTATCCCCCAGATAAGGGAAGGGTACTTTATAAATAACCTGGAAGTGGCACTGATCATAGGGCAAATCAACGCCCTCACTCATGGATGGACTAACCAATATCAAGGGATCCTTACTTTTTTCGAATTGATTCAGTTGATATTCCCTATTTTGACTGTTATGACTAATTAAACGGGAATTATGGATGTTATTCATGATATATTCTTGACATTTATAGTTATGAGTATGTATAAGTCCTTTTTCATGTTTATGATGTTTTATAATCTTATTCAAGACAGATATGGTCTTTGGTGCCGTGTGTTTTATGGAACTAGCTGACATTTTACCCTTAGTTTTAATATATACTGGTCTTTTTGAGGTTGGAAAAGTACTGTCGATTTTTAGGGAATAAAGCTCCGCAGGACGTATGCCCAACCATTTACTGAACAATTTATGGTCCAAAATAGTGGCACTCATAAACAAACAGACATCAGCATGTTTTAAAAGATGTTCTTCAGCGTACATATTCACTTTCAATGGTTTAAAGGAAACACCACCCGGTGATGAATCAACCACCCAATTTTTAGGATTATCTTCCATATTGGTCAAAAGCTCGTTTAAGCGGTTTTTGGTCCGATTTATTCTGTCTGCCTTATTTTTGGGAATATCTTTTACGTTAATAGCCTTATAATCCTCATATGTGGACTCGACAAACATTACCCATTCTGAAGGATCCTCATATTCCATCATTGAACGAGGTATTGATTTTTTTATATCCTTTTCCAGTCTTTTATTGAAAATATTTACCTCCAAGCGGTGCATGAGCTTGTCTTCAATATTATGGGCCTCGTCCAAGATCATTATATTTCTCTTATTAAAATGTTTGACGTAGTTAAGCTCCAACAAGGCATAATCATAATTCATTAACGTTATCTTACTGTTAACTGCCTCAGCCTTCTGTTCCCAGTAGTTACATTTATCTGTAGACTTAAAATAAATTTGATTTTCAAATGCATCCTTAAAAGCAGGTATCCCCTTATCATAATCAGCTTTGGTTATTCCATAAGGACAGGTAAATTTCCGTGACCGGGGTGTGGTTTGACAGGTCCCAATATCACAAGTTGAGTCCAGATCATCTTCCTTACATGCAAAATTAGATCTTCCCTTGACCAAAGGATAGCCAAATTCCTTGGCATACTGTGACTGGAGTTGTTTGGTCATGGTAAGAATGTAAGCCGGTTGATACATCCTAACTAAAGTAGATGCTATCGCTGATTTGCCGGTGCCGGTGCCGGCCTCCAGGATTATGTAGCGAAATCCTTTATCTATAGCATCCCTTATTTCAGCTATTATTTCCAGCTGCCCTTCGCGGGGATAGGGAAAAGGAAAATTTTCTATTATGTCCTGATCAATATTAGGATAAGACCTTTTAATATCTGAGATCTGACTATTTGAAATTTCCACCTTTTTGGAACTTTTAGGGCTATTTGATGAACAGATACAGTTCATTTTCAACATTCCGCACTTGTTACATATGAAATCCTTATCCATAGAGACTTATATTTAGGTGATGGTATAAATAGATGCATGTGTAACCTTAAAAAAGAATTCATTAAATAGTTATATGTAATTTTATTGAATTAATTCCATTTTGGAATTTATTAAGAAATTTTTATTATAGAAGGTGGATCATGAAGAAAGGAAAATTAATAGGAATTGGTGTGGGGCCCGGAGATACCGAACTATTAACATTAAAGGCTGTAAAGATGTTAAAAAGTGTGGATGTAATATGTGCCCCCAAATCCGCTGATTCAAAACCGAGTTTGGCATTATCAATCGTTAAACCAATTCTTAAAGAACGAAATAACTCATATGAAATTTTAGAACCACTATTTCCAATGATAGAAGATAATAATAAACTTAAAGAGTATTGGGACAAGGCTGCCCAGTTAATATCCAAAGAACTAAATAAAGGTCTGGACGTTGCCTTCATAACATTGGGAGATCCGTCAATTTATAGTACTTTTGCCTATATCTTTAAAATTATTAACAGAATGAACTTTGATGTAGAGTTAATTCCAGGAATAACCTCATTTACAGGATGTGCCGCCAGTGGAAAAATGCCTCTGGCTGAAAAAGATGAAATTATTGTCATCGTACCTAAAGTTGATGAAAGATTGGAACAGATAATGGAACATGGCGACACCTTTGTCATAATGAAAACCTCTAGAAATCTTAAATTACTTGAAGAGACTATAGATAAAGATGAAAGAACTAAAGAAATATTGTCTGTGCAGAACTGCAGTATGGATGACGAAAAAATAATAAATGGTTTCTCAAAGGATAAAAAATATCTTTCAACCACAATAGTTAAATTTAAAGATAAAAAATAATTAACCCATTGAAAGCTGATACCTTTGAATTAATGCCAAAATCCTAAAATGATTATTCACATCCACATTTAAAGGTTTAAAAATAATATGAGTTTATAATACATTTTAAGTAATTAAAACATTTGAAATAATAAAATAAGTTCTATTAACTAATTTAACTACTTTTTATTCAATATAATAATTGAAATGCCAAAATCTTTTAAAAAATTATTGACTAAAACAAAAAGTTTATTATTTAGAAAATAGTTATGTATTAAACTAAGCGAACTTACTAATATCCTAGAACACTGAATTTCCAGTTTATTAAATGTTTTTCTACTAAAACATGCATTATTTCTAGCATAAAAAATGGCTAAAAGGCAATCCTAAATGGATTAAACTATAAAACCTCCTAAAAAGCCTATTTTAACAACCATTTACTATTAATTCTTTGAATAATCATTATAAACCATAATTCCAGCCTCAAATTTATTTTAATTTTTTACTAGGATATTATGGAGTATTGAAATTATTCGTTTAAAATGGGGATAATCAAAAGAGGGGGATCAATTGTTAAATGAAGAATCAGAAGATCCTGCTAATGCAGATTTAGGTCAAACGATTTTGAAATTTAAAAAAATTGCTGAAAACCCAGTTTCCAGATTAATACTTAAAAATACGTTGACTTATTGCGAAAAAGATCAGACAAATAGGTTGGAAGCTGCTTTGGAAATTTATTTAGATAAAAGAGATGATTATTGCTGGAAATGTTATTTAACGTCTAAAATAATAGGTTATATTGTTTCTCAAGGTTCAAAAAGTTTTGGTGTTGAAGAAAAAGAATTTAAAGAATATATGGAAGATGAATACTGGATAAAAGGGTTATATAGTGTTTTGAAGGGGATCGGCGTTTTCGGTGTAGAAAAACCGTTTATTCCTGGAGCACCTTTTCAAGTTGTCTGGAATATAACTCATGCTTGTAATATGAGTTGTTTACACTGTTATGAGAATGCAGGTAAAAAAGAAAAGGATGAACTTAGAAAAGAAGATGTTTATAAAGGTTTAGATATTTTAGCTAAAGCTGGAGTGACTTCTCTAGCTTTTTCAGGTGGTGAACCAAGCATACACCCCCATATCCTAGATTTCATTAGTTATGCTAAGGAAAAGGGTATGTACGTGGCCATGGCTACCAATGGTTATATTTTTTCTGATAAAAATTATTGTGAAAAATTTGTGGAAGCAGGTCTTGAATTTATTCAAATTAGTATTGATGGGATGAATCCCAACACTCATGATTCATTTCGAAGAAGAGATGGTGCCTGGGATCGGGCTATTAACGCTGCGAAAAACTTTGCAAAAAATGATGTGTTTTTAGAAGTTGCCACTACAGTGACAGAGCGAAATTTAAATGAAATACCAGACATGATCAACTACA harbors:
- a CDS encoding ATP-dependent helicase, translated to MDKDFICNKCGMLKMNCICSSNSPKSSKKVEISNSQISDIKRSYPNIDQDIIENFPFPYPREGQLEIIAEIRDAIDKGFRYIILEAGTGTGKSAIASTLVRMYQPAYILTMTKQLQSQYAKEFGYPLVKGRSNFACKEDDLDSTCDIGTCQTTPRSRKFTCPYGITKADYDKGIPAFKDAFENQIYFKSTDKCNYWEQKAEAVNSKITLMNYDYALLELNYVKHFNKRNIMILDEAHNIEDKLMHRLEVNIFNKRLEKDIKKSIPRSMMEYEDPSEWVMFVESTYEDYKAINVKDIPKNKADRINRTKNRLNELLTNMEDNPKNWVVDSSPGGVSFKPLKVNMYAEEHLLKHADVCLFMSATILDHKLFSKWLGIRPAELYSLKIDSTFPTSKRPVYIKTKGKMSASSIKHTAPKTISVLNKIIKHHKHEKGLIHTHNYKCQEYIMNNIHNSRLISHNSQNREYQLNQFEKSKDPLILVSPSMSEGVDLPYDQCHFQVIYKVPFPYLGDKQVNKRMRRDPRWYAYKTVMTLIQAYGRGMRAEDDYCDTYILDGNIDMMFKSPRYRSLVPKFFKEAVQRDD
- the cobI gene encoding precorrin-2 C(20)-methyltransferase; amino-acid sequence: MMKKGKLIGIGVGPGDTELLTLKAVKMLKSVDVICAPKSADSKPSLALSIVKPILKERNNSYEILEPLFPMIEDNNKLKEYWDKAAQLISKELNKGLDVAFITLGDPSIYSTFAYIFKIINRMNFDVELIPGITSFTGCAASGKMPLAEKDEIIVIVPKVDERLEQIMEHGDTFVIMKTSRNLKLLEETIDKDERTKEILSVQNCSMDDEKIINGFSKDKKYLSTTIVKFKDKK
- a CDS encoding radical SAM/SPASM domain-containing protein, which codes for MLNEESEDPANADLGQTILKFKKIAENPVSRLILKNTLTYCEKDQTNRLEAALEIYLDKRDDYCWKCYLTSKIIGYIVSQGSKSFGVEEKEFKEYMEDEYWIKGLYSVLKGIGVFGVEKPFIPGAPFQVVWNITHACNMSCLHCYENAGKKEKDELRKEDVYKGLDILAKAGVTSLAFSGGEPSIHPHILDFISYAKEKGMYVAMATNGYIFSDKNYCEKFVEAGLEFIQISIDGMNPNTHDSFRRRDGAWDRAINAAKNFAKNDVFLEVATTVTERNLNEIPDMINYIGKLGADWFMLYNFIPTGNGSENSEMDISPLERFKILEMAYDKNYDGEMQILSTAPQYAMIADNLNKNENIIPTHFYNPEYSNPTIAQLAEFIGGCGAGRFYLSIEPNGDIYPCVFFPHEKDLKLGNILQDDFESLWRDNEILKKLRDKSLLKGHCGACESRNICGGCRARAYSYFNDILAPDPGCINNKKEWNKIKTELTCEEYQKLHEQLKIHSK